The stretch of DNA AAGGCGCACGTCGTGCCCGGAACGCTCCGGGGCGTTATGGCGCAGGGTCAGCTGGCACTCGGCCAGACAGTTTTCCGGCCCCAGGGCTGTGGTCTGGACGCTGGATTCCAGGACCGTAAAGGCATGGGGAGACCGCTTGAAATCCTCGCGGAGGATGGTCTCCAGGCGCCCGGAACCAGCAGGCGCACAATCGTGATGAAACAGGCCGGACCAGATCACGTCTTCTGCGGCCATGCTGCATATCTTCTCAATGTCTCTCTCTTCAAAATAGGCTCTTTGCAGCGCTCCAACAAAGGCCTGCGTCTTGCTTTCGATGCTCATCCTTACACCTCTTCCGGCAGGTTCTCTGCGCGATTATCCTTCACGTGTGATCATCCTCAAAATCACTAAAATCACTTTTCACAGCGGCAAAGCGCTATGGCGGGAGACCGGTTTTCAAAATTAATTAATTTATGCTATTATACAGCTAAAAGCCCTAAATAACAAGCGAAAAGAAAAAGAGACCCCCGCGTGAAAGCGGGGGTTAGAATCCAGACGCAGGATACTAAGGGCCGTTTATTCTAAGGCCGGAACAGGCCTTTTACAGGGCCCGGTTGATGGCTGAAACCAGTGCGGTAACGGAGGCGACGATGATGTCGTTGTGGATACCGGCGCCCCAGACGGTGCGGCCGCCGGGCATGGTGATGCCCACATAGGCGGCGGCCTGGGAGGTCGAGCCTTCTTCCAGCGCGTGCTCCTTATAGATCAGGTCGGTATACGGGGTGTCGAGATAGTCCTTGAGCGCGTTGCTGACCGCGTCGAAGCGGCCGTTGCCCTCGGCGGCGACCATGGTTTTCTGTCCGTCGCGCTCAATGGTGATGGTGGCTTTGATGTGTTCGCCCACCTGCTCGAAATGGTATTCGGGCAGGGTGACCGGGTGCTGGATATTGACATAGGTTCTTTCAAAAATATCCCGGACCTCCTCGGCGGAGAGCTCCTTGTGCTTGTGGTCGGACACGTCCTTGACCGCATAGCCCAGGTCCTCGCGCATGCCCTTTGGCAGGTCGTAGCCGTACTTCTGTTCCAGCACATAGCCGATGCCGCCCTTGCCGGACTGGCTGTTGATCCGGATCACATCCTTTTCGTAGCGGCGGCCCAGGTCGGTGGGGTCGATGAGCAGGTAAGGCACGGTCCACTGGTCGCAGTGCTTTTCCTCACGCCACTGCATGCCCTTGGCGATGGCGTCCTGGTGGGAGCCGGAGAAAGCGGCAAAGACCAGCGCGCCGCTGTAGGGCTGGCGTTCGTAGACGTGCATGCGGGTGGTGCGCTCGTACACCTCGGTGATCTGGGGCAGATTGCTGAAATCGAGTCCCGGGTCCACGCCGTGGGTGTACATGTTCAGCGCCAGGGTGATGATGTCCACGTTGCCGGTGCGTTCGCCGTTGCCAAAGAGGGTGCCCTCAATGCGGTCGGCTCCGGCCAGAAGGCCCAGCTCGGTGTCGGCCACGGCGCAGCCGCGGTCATTGTGGGGGTGCAGCGAGACGATGACGTGCTCGCGGTTATTCAGGTTTTTACACATGTATTCAATCTGGCTGGCGTACACGTGGGGCATGGACATGGACACGGTGACGGGCAGGTTGATGATGACCTTGCTGTCCGCGGTGGGTTTCCAGACGTCGAGCACAGCGTTGCAGATGTCCAGGGCGAAATCGACCTCGGTACCGGTAAAGCTCTCTGGCGAATACTGGAACTGGAAGTTGCCCTCGGTTTCAGCGGCCAGGTCTCTGAGCATGACGGCTCCGTCCACGGCGATCTGGATAATCTCTTCCTTGGATTTGCGGAAGACCTGCTCGCGCTGGGCCACAGAGGTGGAGTTGTACAGGTGGACAACGGATTTCTTGCAGCCCTCCAGCGCCGCGAAGGTTTTGCGGATAATGTGCTCTCTTGCCTGGGTGAGCACCTGAATGGTCACGTCGTCGGGGATCAGGTCCTGCTCGATCAGGGTTCTCAGAAAGACGTACTCGGTTTCGGAGGCCGCCGGGAAGCCGACCTCGATTTCCTTAAAGCCCACGGCCACCAGGGTTTTAAAATATTCGATCTTTTCCTCCAGGCTCATGGGAATGATGAGGGCCTGGTTGCCGTCGCGCAGGTCCACTGAGCACCAGATCGGCGCTTTGGTAATGTATTCCTTGTGCACCCAGTCGGTGGATTCTTCGGGGGGCATAAAATAACCGCGTGTGTATTTTTTGGGGTTCATCATGGGTTGTTCTCCTTTTTGTTTTACAGGTATTTTAATCAGATCATCTTTTCCTTTAATCCTTTTGATGCCGGTGTTGAGAAGGATCGAATGAAAAGACATTTGTTTTGTTACCGCTCGTCCGCTGACGCTCCTTACGCGCTGCCAAATTTTTTTAAAATTTGGACAGTTTAACGGATCATCTTTTCCTTCAATCCTTTTGATGCCGGTGTTGAGAAGGATCGAATGAAAAGACGTTTGTTTTGTTATCGCTCGTCCGCTGACGCTCCTTACGCGCTGCCAAATTTTTTCAAAATTTGGACAAAACATCAAAAAACCGCCTCTACGCGCATTTTTATAAATGACGTATAGAGACGGAAGATTTTATCTTACGTGGTACCACTCTAATTTCACAGCGTAACGCTGCCTCATTGGCAGATACGGACCGGCAGGGCCTTATATCCTCCTGGGGTAACGGTCAGGAACCGGCGCCGCCTACTCTCGTAGATTTCAGCTTGCCACTCCGAGGCCAGTTCAGACGCCTTTCCCAACTGCTTCGCATCAACCAGCAGCTTTCTGAATGTTCCGGGAATCCTACTACTCCTCATCAAGGTGTTGTGATAATCATAATCATTTTAAAGTGATTTGTCAAGAAAAAAATTGTTAAAGTTGGGAAACCAATTGTGCGGAGGCGGTATGGGAGCCTGCGCCTTTTATCCAGATAAGAAAAAAGAGTCCAGGCGCTGCGGATAACGGCCGGGAATCGTGCCGCTTTATTGGAGCAGCCGGACACTGGAGCGATCGAGGGCTGGCTTTAATAAGGCAGATACAAGGTGTACGTGCAGTGCCCGCAGGACGTCTTTTTGCTTCCTTAGGTAAAAGGCTCCGGCGCTTGGGAGCCTGCGCCTTTTATCCAGATAAGAAAAAAGAGTCCAGGCGCTGCGGATAACGGCTGGGAATCGTGCCGTTTTATTGGAGCAGCCGGACACCGGAGCGATCAGGGGCTGGCTTTAATAAGGCAGATACAAGGTGTACGTGCAGTGCCCGCAGGACGTCTTTTATCTTCCTTAGGTAAAAGGCTCCGGCGCTCAGGTTTTGATCCTTATGTCAAATCGCAGGATCAACGCCGTCAATGCTTATCCAATCTTACACACACAATCCTTTGACAGCCACGCCACACACACAATGCGTGTGCCCGACCTTAAGCTCAAAAGACTCAAAACCCCCCAGCGTTGAAGTTTTGAGCCTTTTGAGCATGCCGCTTCATATTTTTATGCAAATAACACCGCGTAGATAATGACAATGATGCCGAGCACAATGCGGTAGTAGCCGAAAGCCTTGAAGTCGTGCTTGCGGATATAGCCCATGAGGAACTTGATGGCAAAGACGGAGACCACAAAAGCCACGATCATGCCGACCAGCAGGATGCCGACCTCGATGCCGGTAAAGCCCACGCCGGTTTTCACAAAGAACTTCACGATCTTCAGCAGGCTGGCGCCCAGCATAACCGGCACCGCGAGGAAGAAGGAGAACTCGGTGGCCACATAACGGGAGCAGCCCAGCAGGGTCGCGCCAATGATGGTGGAGCCGGAGCGGGAGGTGCCCGGGATCAGGGCCAGAATCTGGAACACGCCGATAAACAGGGCGGTTTTGTAGTCCAGCTGCTCAAAATTGCGGATGGTGGGGTGCTTGGTGCGCTCCATGTTTTCCACCACAATAAAGGCAATCCCGTAGACGATCAGGGTGATGGCCACGGTCACGTAGCCGTAGAGCTTGTCGGTGATAAAATCATCAAATAAAAGCCCGATAACCGCTGCCGGAATAACCGCCACCAGCACCTTGCCCCAGAGGGACCAGGTCTCCCTTTTCTGGACCGGTGATTTCTTAGGTGAAAAGGGATTAAGCTTATGAAAATACAGCAGCACAACGGCCAGAATGGACCCAAACTGGATAACCACCAGAAACATATCCCAGAAATCCTTGGATACATTCATGTGGATAAACTGCTCAAAGAGGATCATGTGGCCGGTACTGCTGATGGGCAGCCACTCGGTAATCCCCTGGACTACGCCGAAAAAGGCGGCTTTCAGCAATTCTAAAAACATATAAATAACTCCTTATGTATTGATTTTTTAACCGTGTAATATTTTACCACAACAGCTGGCAAAAAAACATTAAAAAATTCTTACATTTTCAGTCCTTCGCGCCATAAAAGCCCTGTCGGCCAGGACTTAAGGATGAAGATTGATTTTATCCGTATTTTATTGTAAGATTATAAGGATGAAAATGATAACAAGAAGGAAAAGATGAAAAATACATGCTTACAAAAATGCGCCGCGCTGCTCGCGGTGCTGCTGCTCCTGCCTGCGCTTTTGTCAGGCTGTCAGAGCGCTGAGGATCAAAACTATACAGTTCCGGATACGGAGAGCGCTGAAACGGTTACGCTGAAATTCTTTGGCAATAAGAACGAAGCCCTGAACGTGATGGTCATTGAGAATATCTTAAAGGCCTATATGGAAGAGAACCCCGGGATCAACATCACCTATGAGAGCGTCAAGGGCACCGACTACTTTGACGTGCTTAAAAAGCGGGTGAAAAGCGGCAACGGCGACGATATTTTTATGGTCAACCACGACACCACGCTGGCCTTTATTAAAACAGGGGAGCTGGCAGATCTGTCCGGCCTCTCCACGCTTTCGGATTTCAGCCCCAGCGTGCGCAGCCAGATGGAAATTGACGGCGCGGTTCCCTTTGTGCCTACCAGCATCTCCGCATTTGGGCTCTACTGCAATCTGGATCTGCTCAAAGCGTATAACGTGGCGGTTCCGGAAACCTATGAGGAATTTCTGGCGGCTTGCGATACCTTTGTGGAAAAGGATAAAATCCCCATTGTGGCGAACAATGACATTTCGTTGAAAACACTGGCCATTTCCCGGGGAATGTTTGACGTCTATCAGGATGAAAACGCCGATAAGCTGCTGGAGCAGATGAATGCAGACCCCAGCCTGCTGGCTCAGTACATGCGCCCGGGCTTTGAGATGGTCGAGCTTTTTATCGACCGCGGCTATGTGGACGCCGGGCGGGCTCTGGAAACCGAAAAGACAAAGGATGATCTCGACGATTTCGTCACAGGCCAGTACCCCTTTATGCTCACCGGAGCCTGGGCGTCGCCGCGGGTAGAAGCCATGAACCCGGATTTCAGTTATAAGGTTTATCCCTATCCGGTACAGGCGGACGGCAGCGTCCTGGTGACCAATGTGGATACCCGGGTGGCGGTTAACGCGCGGGGAGCCCATGTGGACGAGGCCAGAAAATTTTTGGAATACCTGACCCAGAAGGACGTGATGTGGGAATTTGTGGATGGTCAGAGCTCCTTCAGCCCCCTGAACGACAAACGGCTGCCCAGCGACCCGGCCGTACAGCCGCTGAGCGCCAGTATGACCAGCGGCAGAAGCGTTCTGGGGACCGACAGCAATCTCAAATACCCGATCTGGGATCTCTCCAGGGAGAGCGTGCGGCAGCTGCTGAAGGGTCAAAAAACCGATACCGTGCTGTCGGACTTTGAGGAAGGTCTCAGGAAAAGTCAGGAAGGAGGCTCAGAATGAAACACAGGCATCTGTCCATATTGCTGGCAACCGCCGTGCTGTCCCTTGCCCTGCTGGCCGGCGGCATGCTTTTATACATCAACCGTGTCAACAGCTCGCTCTGGAACCAGTCCGTCGCCAGTATTCTGGAGCTGACCAGACAGGGCGGGAACACGCTGGACACCTTTATCCAGAAAGATTATGATACCCTTCAGGTCTTTGCCAGTGAGATGAGCGAAAGACCCTCAGACGACCAGGCATGGATCCGGAGCAACCTGACCAGCTTTGAGTCGCCTCTTAAGGACAGCTATTACTGCATCGACCTGACCGCGAACCGGGTATACCATAACGACGGCATCACGGATCTCGGCGTCGAGCAGGCCGGGTATCTGGCGGGTATAGGCGATCAGGGGGTGCTGGAGCCCTACAACAGCGCAGAAAACGGAGTCCGCTCCCTGGGCGTCTATAAGCGTTTTACCTTCGGGGACGGCCGGAGCGGCCTGGTGTTCAAGCAGCACCGCCTGGAGGACGTGACCGACAGCTTTGCGCTGTCCTTTTACAATGGCAGCGGCTTTTCCTACGTGGTTAAAAATGACGGCGAGGTGCTGATCCGTTCGTCCAATAAAAACAGCAACCGGACCTTCAAAAACCTTTATGACATTATCGACCTGTCCGGAAAAAACAGCGAGGCGGCCCTCACGTCCTTTAAGGAGGCCATGGCGGGCGGCCAGGCAGGCGCTGCGGTTTTCAGCTACAACAAAGCCCGGAATGTGTTCTGCTATGTGCCCATCTCAAGCGTAGAGGGATGGTATCTGGTTTCCATTATCCCCAACAGCGTCATCATGAAGCAGGCCGACAACATCATCAACTGGACACTGATGCTCTGCGGGCTCATCACCGTTCTGATACTGGCCATCATTCTGATCTATAACCGCAGCAGCCGTGAACACCGGCGGGAGGTTCGTCAGATTGCCTATTATGACAGTCTGACCGGGCTGCCCAATTTTGAGAAGTTCAAGCTTGACGGCGCAGGCCTGGTGGCGGAGGCCTCTGGGGTCAAATGGTCGGCGCTGTATATCGACCTCACAGGCTTTAAGCTGGTAAACGACGTCATGGGTTTCCAGTTCGGCGACGAGGTGCTCTGTTATCTGGCCGACGTGCTCACCCGTGAGAAGGATGAGGGGGACATCGTATGCCGCTTTTCGGCCGATAATTTCCTGATGCTGCACGCGTACAAAGCGCGCGCAGAGGTTGAGGACCTGTGCCGGCGCATTATCCGCGGCATGAGCAGCCCCACCATCGGCGATAAGCAGAACGTGCCGCTGTCGGTCCATATCGGGACTTTCTGCCTGGAGGACGATCCCGCAGCGTCGGACATCAGCCTCATGGTGGACCGCGCCCACATGGCTCAGAAAAGCATAAAAAATGGCCGCAGCAACCAGTACTGCGCGTACAACAGCCGGATGCGCTCCGAAATGCTGCGCCGTTCCGAGATCGAGGGCGCCATGGAACAGGCGCTGGCCGACGGTCAGTTTGTCTTTTACCTCCAGCCCAAATACGAGGTGTCCGGAAAGCAGGTGGTGGGGGCCGAGGCCCTGGCCCGCTGGATACAGCCTGGGGGAAAAATTGTCAGCCCCGGGGAATTTATCCCCGTTTTTGAGCAGAACCACTTCATACTCCAGCTGGACGAGTATATCTTTACCAGAGTGTGCGAATCGGTCCGGGAACGTCTGGAACAGGGGCTGCCCGTGGTGACGGTCTCGGTCAATGTCTCCCGGGTGCATGTGCGCCAGCCGCACTTTGTCAGAAACTACCGGGCGATCAAGGACCGCTGCCAGATACCCGACGGCCTCATTGAGCTTGAGCTCACGGAAAGCATTTTTTTAGAAGATATTGACCGCATCGGCGCGATTATCCGTGAGCTGAGAGAGGCGGGCTTCGGCTGCTCCATCGACGACTTTGGCTCAGGCTATTCCTCCCTCAATGCCTTAAAGGGGCTGCCGGTCAATGTCATCAAGCTGGACCGGAATTTCCTGCTGGACGAGGGCAGCACCGGAAAGGGCGCGATCATTGTCCGCAGTATCATACAGATGGCCAAGAAGCTGGATATGGAGACTGTGGCCGAGGGCGTCGAGACGCCGGAGCAGCTGGCCTTTTTAAAGGAGGCGGGCTGCGATATGATCCAGGGCTTCATCTTCTCGAAGCCTCTGCCGGAGCCGGAGTTTGTGCAGCTTCTGGCGGCGGACACGCAGCCGGCAGCGGAAACTTTTTAACCGCTCCGTTGCTATTCCCGGAAAAATGTGATAGGATAAATAGCTAAAGAGAACTTAAAGAGAGCCGAGACAAAGGAGATACGATGAGAGAATGTATGGAAGACTTACCGAAGCTGCAGGCGCGGCTGAAGCGCATCGAGGGGCAGATCCGCGGCATTTCGGATATGATGGAAAAGGACGTGCCCTGCAATGAAATCCTGATTCAGATCAACGCCGCCAAATCGGCCCTGCACAAGGTAGGGCAGATGGTGGTGGAGGGACATCTGCACCACTGTGTCAAGGACAGCATCGAGCACGGAAATACCGAACAGACTTTAAAGGATCTGTCAAAGGTCATCGAATATTTTTCGAGAATCTGACAGAAAAGAACCCGTATCGTGGGGATACGGGTTCTTTTTTATGGGATTACAGCAGCCTGCTGACCTCTTTGTTGAGCGCTTCGATGTTAAAGGGCTTGGCCAGATGGCTGTCCATGCCCGCTTTTCTGGCGGCCTCCACATCCTCGGCGAAGGCGTCGGCGGTCATGGCCACAATGGGCACGGACGCGTCGCTCCGGTCCAGGGCGCGGATCTGCCGGGTGGCCTCGTACCCGTTCAGGTTCGGCATCTGGATATCCATCAGGATCAGGTCGTAATAGCCCTCCGGCGAGGCGTTAAACCGGGCTACGGCCAGAGCCCCGTCCTCGGCGGTTTCGACGGCAGCGCCCATGGTCTGCAGCAGCTCGACGGCAATCTCACGGTTTATGGGATTGTCCTCGGCCAGCAGGAGGGTCTTGTGCTGCAGGGAGTGCAGGATCCCTTTTGCGTGGTCATCGGGCAGCGCCTTCCCGCTGACAAAGTGCTGGATGCCGTCGCGCAGCGTGGATTTAAACAGCGGCTTCTGAATAAAGCCGTCGATGCCGGACTGTTCCGCCTCTGCCCGAATATCGCCCCAGTCATAGGCGGAGGTGATGATGATCGGGGTGATGGTGCCAATGGCCTCCCGGATTGCGGCGGCGGTCTGCACGCCGTCCATTTCCGGCATTTTCCAGTCCAGCAGGATGGCGTCAAAATCGCGGCCCGAGGCGTGGGCCTTAAGCACCTGCTCCAGGGCGTCGGCGCCGTTGGTGGAACAGACGGGCTGGATCTCCAGCTCCTGCAGGGTTTCTGCCAGATAGTCGCAGGCGATGGCGTCGTTATCCACGACCAGTATCCGCATCCCCGCGCAGGAGGCTGACCCTTCGGCCGGGGTGGTGATCTGCATGGGCAGCACGACTTGGAAGGTGGTACCTTTGCCTAACTGGCTGTCCACGGTGATGGAGCCGCCCAGCAGCTCGACGAGCCGTTGGGTAATGGCCATGCCCAGGCCGCTGCCCTCGGTCTGGTCCACACGGCTGTCCCGCTCCCGTGTGAAGGCGTCAAAAATATGGGGCAGGAAGTCCGGCTTGATGCCGATCCCGCTGTCCGAGCAGGTAAAGCGGAACAACGCGCGCTCCGGTTCGTCCGAAGACAGCTCCTCCACCTCAAAGACGATGGCGCCGTTATCGGGGGTAAACTTGGACGCGTTTGATAAAAGGTTGATAAAGACCTGCCGCAGGCGCAGGGCGTCGGAGATCAGGTCCTCATGCTGCACATGCTGGAGCCGGATGGAAAAGTGCTGCGCGTGCTCCCGGACCATGGGCTGCATAATGGTTACCACGTCCTCCAGCAGGCAGGGAAGGGACATCCGTTCCTGGTTGAGGGCGATACTGCCGCTCTCAATCTTTGACATGTCCAGCACATCGTTGATCAGGCCCAGAAGATGCTGGCTGGACAGCGATATTTTTTTCAGGCAGTCCTGTACCTTGCCGCGGTCGTCGAGGTGCATGGCGGCAATGCTCGTCATCCCGATGATGGCGTTCATGGGGGTGCGGATGTCGTGGCTCATCTGGGAGAGAAAATCGGATTTGGCCCGGTTGGCTTTCTCGGCCATGGCCAGGGCGTCGGTCAGCTGCCGGGACTGCTGCTCCAGCTGCCGCTGCATGGTTTTCAGCCGGGTGATGTCGGTGTAGATCGTGTAGATGACCGGAATCCCCTCAAAGATCTCGTCCGTGAAGCGTCCGGTAACCCGTATCCAGACCGTGTCGCCGCTCTTGGTGTGCATGGGGCATTCAAATTCATACCCCGGCTCCCGGCGTTCATAGGCTTCCAGGATCGTTTTGCCCATCATGGCCACAGCCTCTGGATCGTCCCGGTAGTATTCGTCTACATGGTTATGGAAAAGGGACTCGTACTCCTCTTTGGGGTAGCCGATGAGCTCGTAAAAATAATCGTTGGCCCACAGCACGGTAAAATGCTCGTCGAACAAATGCTTGCTGACGCTGACGTTCATGACGCTCATGAACGCGTTGTACTCGTAATCCATTACTTTATTGGCGTAGTTTTTAATCATTCAGACCTCCTTCTCAGGTCTCCGGTAGGTGGATTTCTTCTTTATCTGAGTATAGCATTTATGGTCCGCCACGTCAAAAGTTTCCTCGTTTTAATGGATTTTACAGCCTCAAAAACGCTTTTTTGTTAAATTTTCTTAACAGGCCTTGATTAATCTGGTCAACAGCTTATAATGGAGATTAACCGATCGGGTTAATGAAAGGATACGCTATGGTCAATGACAAGTTTTACAGGATGCCGGCTGAGAAGCAGCAGCGCATCATCAACGCGGCGCTGAAGGTCTTTGCCCGCAATCCCTATAAAAAGGCGAATACGGCGGACATCGCGGCGGCTGCGGGTATCTCAAAGGGGCTTTTGTTTCACTATTTTAACAATAAGCAGACCCTGTACGAGTACCTGTTCCAGTACGGCACCGACGTCATGCGGGAGCACATCGCCGAGGTGCTGCCCTCCAGCGAGTCGGATTTTTTTGAAATCTGGATGAAGGCGCAGCGGGCCAAAAGTGAGATCGTGATCCGCAACCCGCATCTCATGGATTTTATGATCCGGTCCTACTACGACCGGGAGCCGGAGAACGACGGCAACATGAATTATTACGACAGTCTTGAGGTCTCGAGTCTCGCCGTGATCATGGCCCGGGTGGACCGGTCCAAATTTAAGGAGGAGACGCCGCCGGAGAAGGTCATGAGCTGGCTGATGTGGGCGGCCGAGGGCTTTATGAAGCGCCAGACCGAAAGGGGCGGCCTCGATCTGGAGGCGCTGGACACCGCGTTCAGTGAGCTCGTTCTGTTTATGAAACAACACTGCTACAAGGAGGAGGCATTACAATGATCAGCGTGAATCAGTTGACCAGAGACTACGGCGAGGGACGGGGGATATTCAACCTGTCGCTGGAGGTAAAGCAGGGGGAGGTTTTTGGCTACCTGGGGCCCAATGGCGCCGGGAAGACCACCACCATCCGGCACCTCATGGGGTTTTTGAAGCCCAAAAAGGGCCAGTGTGTGATCGACGGGCTGGACTGCTTTAAGCAGGCGGCGGCGATCAAGGAATTTTTAGGCTACCTGCCCGGGGAGATCGCTTTTTTCGACAGCATGAGCGGTGTGGAGTTTTTAAACTTTATGGCGGAGATGCGGGGCATGAAGGACCGGGCCAAGATGGAAAAGCTCATTGCCTTTTTCGACCTGAACCCAAAGGGAAAGATCCGGAAGATGTCCAAGGGCACCAAGCAGAAGCTGGGGCTGGTGTCGGCCTTTATGCACGACCCCGAGGTGCTGATCCTCGACGAGCCCACCAGCGGTCTGGACCCGCTCATGCAGAACCGGTTTATCCGCCTCATTCTCAATGAGAAAAAGCGGGGCACCACCATTCTCATGTCCTCCCACAGCTTTGAGGAGGTGGAGCGCACCTGCGACCGGGTGGGCATCATCCGGGCCGGGGAGCTGGTGGCCCTGGACAGCGTGGCCTCCCTTAAGGCCGAGCGCCACAAGATCTACCGAGTCAGCTTCGCCAGTGAAGCGGAGGCCGCCGATTTTAGCCGCCACGCAGGCGGCACCCGGCAGATGAAGGAGCACCCCCAGGTGGTGGAGGTACGGATAGCGGGCAGCATGGACGCCTTTTTAAAAATGCTCACCGCCTACCACGTCACCGATATGGACACAGTTTCTCAGGATCTGGAGGATATTTTTATGCAGTATTACGGAGGTAAACACCATGCTTAGCTGGCCGCTTTTCAAAAAAACCTTTAAGTCACAGCTCAAAATGCTCATAATCTTCGCGGCCATCCTGGCCATGTACATGAGCGTTGAGA from Eubacterium sp. 1001713B170207_170306_E7 encodes:
- a CDS encoding ABC transporter ATP-binding protein, with the translated sequence MISVNQLTRDYGEGRGIFNLSLEVKQGEVFGYLGPNGAGKTTTIRHLMGFLKPKKGQCVIDGLDCFKQAAAIKEFLGYLPGEIAFFDSMSGVEFLNFMAEMRGMKDRAKMEKLIAFFDLNPKGKIRKMSKGTKQKLGLVSAFMHDPEVLILDEPTSGLDPLMQNRFIRLILNEKKRGTTILMSSHSFEEVERTCDRVGIIRAGELVALDSVASLKAERHKIYRVSFASEAEAADFSRHAGGTRQMKEHPQVVEVRIAGSMDAFLKMLTAYHVTDMDTVSQDLEDIFMQYYGGKHHA